A DNA window from Streptomyces asoensis contains the following coding sequences:
- a CDS encoding 3-hydroxyacyl-CoA dehydrogenase family protein — MAAPLSDTPLSPLRSIAVIGLGTMGTGITEVLAKAGREVVGVDISEAQAARSLAALEASTARAVERGRLTEQERADVLARVRVSTDLRTAADADLVIEVVPESYEIKQQIFRELDGLVRPETILATGTNALSVTRLAAESARPERVLGLHFFNPAPAMKLVEVVSSVLTAPAAVTAVTNLALDLGKEPVAVGDRPGFVADGLLFGYLNQAAAMYEARYASREDIDAAMRLGCGLPMGPLALLDLIGVDTARTVLEAMYAESHDRLHAPAPVLKQLSEAGLTGRKSGRGFYTYEAPGSATVVPDALTPLSGAAGGTGSRAVSSVGVAGSGTMASGIAEVFAKAGYDVVLAARSEEKAQTAKARIGKSLARSVDKGRLTAEAAALILDRITPAGSYDAFADVDLALEAVAEDLEIKQQLFAALDKVCKPGAILATTTSSLPVVACARATSRPQDVIGMHFFNPAPAMKLVEVVRTVLTADDVHATVREVCGRIKKHAVDCGDRAGFIVNALLFPYLNNAIKMVQEHYATLDDIDAAMKLGGGYPMGPFELLDVVGLDVSLAIEKVLHREFRDPGLAPAPLLEHLVAAGCLGRKTGRGFREYARR; from the coding sequence ATGGCCGCTCCCCTGTCCGACACCCCTCTGTCCCCGCTCCGTTCGATCGCCGTCATCGGCCTCGGCACCATGGGCACCGGCATCACCGAGGTCCTGGCCAAGGCCGGCCGGGAGGTGGTCGGTGTCGACATCAGCGAGGCCCAGGCCGCGCGGTCCCTCGCCGCGCTGGAGGCCTCCACCGCCCGCGCCGTGGAGCGCGGCCGGCTCACCGAGCAGGAGCGCGCGGACGTGCTGGCCCGCGTCCGGGTCTCCACCGACCTGCGCACGGCGGCCGACGCCGACCTCGTCATCGAGGTGGTTCCGGAGTCGTACGAGATCAAGCAGCAGATCTTCCGCGAACTGGACGGGCTGGTGCGGCCCGAGACCATCCTCGCCACCGGGACCAACGCGCTCTCCGTGACCCGCCTCGCCGCCGAGTCGGCGCGCCCGGAACGGGTGCTGGGCCTGCACTTCTTCAACCCGGCGCCGGCCATGAAGCTGGTCGAGGTCGTCTCCTCGGTGCTGACGGCGCCCGCCGCCGTCACGGCCGTCACCAACCTCGCCCTCGACCTCGGCAAGGAGCCGGTCGCGGTGGGCGACCGCCCCGGTTTCGTCGCCGACGGCCTGCTGTTCGGCTACCTCAACCAGGCCGCCGCGATGTACGAGGCCCGGTACGCCTCCCGTGAGGACATCGACGCGGCGATGCGGCTGGGCTGCGGCCTGCCGATGGGGCCGCTCGCCCTGCTCGACCTGATCGGCGTCGACACCGCCCGTACGGTGCTGGAGGCCATGTACGCCGAGTCGCACGACAGGCTGCACGCCCCCGCGCCGGTCCTCAAGCAGCTCAGCGAGGCGGGTCTGACCGGCCGCAAGTCGGGCCGCGGCTTCTACACCTACGAGGCGCCCGGCAGCGCGACGGTCGTCCCGGACGCGCTGACGCCTCTGTCCGGTGCCGCCGGCGGCACCGGCTCCCGCGCCGTCTCCTCGGTCGGCGTCGCCGGCTCGGGCACCATGGCCTCCGGCATCGCCGAGGTCTTCGCCAAGGCGGGCTACGACGTCGTCCTCGCCGCCCGCAGCGAGGAGAAGGCGCAGACCGCCAAGGCCCGGATCGGCAAGTCGCTCGCCCGCTCCGTCGACAAGGGCCGGCTGACCGCCGAGGCCGCCGCCCTGATCCTCGACCGGATCACCCCTGCGGGCTCCTACGACGCCTTCGCCGACGTCGATCTGGCGCTGGAGGCCGTCGCCGAGGACCTCGAGATCAAGCAGCAGCTGTTCGCGGCCCTGGACAAGGTCTGCAAGCCCGGCGCGATCCTCGCCACGACGACCTCCTCGCTGCCGGTCGTCGCCTGCGCCCGCGCCACCTCGCGCCCGCAGGACGTCATCGGGATGCACTTCTTCAACCCGGCACCCGCCATGAAGCTGGTCGAGGTCGTCCGTACGGTGCTGACGGCCGACGACGTCCACGCGACGGTGCGCGAGGTGTGCGGCCGGATCAAGAAGCACGCGGTCGACTGCGGGGACCGGGCGGGCTTCATCGTGAACGCGCTGCTCTTCCCCTACCTCAACAACGCGATCAAGATGGTCCAGGAGCACTACGCGACCCTGGACGACATCGACGCTGCGATGAAGCTGGGCGGCGGCTATCCGATGGGCCCCTTCGAGCTGCTGGACGTCGTCGGGCTCGATGTCTCGCTCGCCATCGAGAAGGTCCTGCACCGCGAGTTCCGCGACCCCGGCCTGGCTCCGGCACCGCTTCTGGAGCACCTGGTGGCCGCGGGCTGCCTCGGCCGCAAGACCGGCCGCGGTTTCCGCGAATATGCCCGCCGCTGA
- a CDS encoding HpcH/HpaI aldolase/citrate lyase family protein, translating to MTARPSPTAALPASGSAAPLPSVNRLRPRRSCLAVPGSNPRFLEKAQGLPADQVFLDLEDACAPLAKPEARHTIVKFLNEGDWTGKTRVVRVNDWTTEWTYRDVVTVVEGAGPNLDCIMLPKVQNAQQIVALDLLLTQIEKTMGFEVGRIGIEAQIENAQGLNNVNEIAQASSRIETIIFGPADFMASINMKSLVVGEQPPGYPADAYHYILMKILMAARANDLQAIDGPYLQIRNVDGYREVAGRAAALGFDGKWVLHPGQVEASNEIFSPSQEDYDHAELILDAYDYYTSEAGGKKGSAMLGDEMIDEASRKMALVISGKGRAAGMRRTGKFEIPEG from the coding sequence ATGACCGCCCGCCCGTCGCCCACCGCCGCCCTGCCGGCGAGCGGCTCCGCCGCCCCCCTCCCCTCTGTCAACCGTCTGCGTCCGCGACGCTCCTGTCTCGCGGTCCCCGGGAGCAACCCCCGCTTCCTGGAGAAGGCGCAGGGCCTCCCGGCCGACCAGGTCTTCCTCGACCTCGAGGACGCGTGCGCGCCGCTCGCCAAGCCCGAGGCGCGGCACACCATCGTCAAGTTCCTCAACGAGGGCGACTGGACCGGCAAGACGAGGGTCGTGCGCGTCAACGACTGGACGACCGAGTGGACGTACCGCGACGTCGTGACGGTGGTCGAGGGCGCCGGACCCAACCTCGACTGCATCATGCTGCCGAAGGTGCAGAACGCCCAGCAGATCGTCGCGCTGGACCTGCTGCTGACCCAGATCGAGAAGACGATGGGCTTCGAGGTCGGCCGCATCGGCATCGAGGCGCAGATCGAGAACGCCCAGGGCCTCAACAACGTCAACGAGATCGCGCAGGCCTCCTCGCGCATCGAGACGATCATCTTCGGCCCGGCCGACTTCATGGCGTCGATCAACATGAAGTCGCTGGTCGTGGGCGAGCAGCCGCCCGGCTACCCGGCGGACGCCTACCACTACATCCTCATGAAGATCCTGATGGCCGCCCGCGCCAACGACCTCCAGGCGATCGACGGCCCCTACCTCCAGATCCGCAACGTCGACGGCTACCGCGAGGTCGCCGGGCGCGCCGCGGCCCTCGGCTTCGACGGCAAGTGGGTGCTGCACCCGGGCCAGGTCGAGGCGTCCAACGAGATCTTCTCGCCGTCGCAGGAGGACTACGACCACGCCGAGCTGATCCTGGACGCGTACGACTACTACACGTCCGAGGCGGGCGGCAAGAAGGGCTCGGCGATGCTCGGCGACGAGATGATCGACGAGGCCAGCCGCAAGATGGCGCTCGTCATCTCCGGCAAGGGGCGCGCCGCCGGCATGCGGCGCACCGGCAAGTTCGAGATCCCGGAGGGCTGA
- a CDS encoding TetR family transcriptional regulator, translating to MPQPARSSRTPATPDAPESAAGSRAAAQRLKMRRELAAAAMELFSTKGYEATTVDEIAAAAGVARRTFFRHFRSKEEAIFPDHDDTLIRAEAVLNAAPAHEHPLDTVCRGIKEVMKMYAARPEISVARYRLTREVPTLREAEIASVARYERLFTRYLLGHFDEHAHDDDANDDPLLAEVAASAVVTAHNHVLRRWLRADGQGDVESQLDHAFAIVRKTFGTGIGAGRSGAGAPRQAPAAVSAHGEVLVTVARTDASLDEVMRTIEQALKER from the coding sequence ATGCCCCAGCCCGCCAGGTCCTCACGTACACCAGCCACGCCCGACGCGCCGGAGAGTGCCGCGGGAAGCCGCGCGGCCGCCCAGCGGCTCAAGATGCGCCGAGAACTGGCGGCGGCGGCGATGGAGCTGTTCTCGACCAAGGGGTACGAGGCGACCACCGTCGACGAGATCGCGGCCGCGGCCGGGGTCGCCCGCCGCACCTTCTTCCGCCACTTCCGCTCCAAGGAAGAGGCGATCTTCCCCGACCACGACGACACCCTGATCCGGGCGGAGGCCGTGCTCAACGCGGCCCCGGCGCACGAGCATCCGCTCGACACCGTGTGCCGCGGCATCAAGGAGGTCATGAAGATGTACGCGGCCCGGCCGGAGATCTCGGTCGCCCGCTACCGCCTCACCCGCGAGGTGCCCACCCTGCGCGAGGCGGAGATCGCCTCGGTGGCCCGCTACGAGCGCCTCTTCACCCGCTACCTGCTCGGTCACTTCGACGAGCACGCCCATGACGACGACGCCAACGACGACCCGCTGCTCGCCGAGGTCGCCGCGTCCGCCGTGGTCACCGCCCACAACCACGTCCTGCGGCGCTGGCTGCGGGCGGACGGCCAGGGCGACGTGGAGAGCCAGCTGGACCACGCCTTCGCGATCGTGCGCAAGACCTTCGGGACGGGCATCGGCGCGGGCCGCAGCGGCGCCGGCGCACCCCGGCAGGCTCCGGCGGCGGTCTCGGCGCACGGCGAGGTCCTGGTGACGGTCGCCCGGACCGACGCCTCGCTCGACGAGGTCATGCGCACCATCGAGCAGGCCCTCAAGGAGCGCTGA
- a CDS encoding MaoC family dehydratase, with protein sequence MQFGRTYEEFEVGATYKHWPGKTVTEYDDHLFCLLTMNHHPLHMDTNYAEKTTDFGKNVVVGNYIYSLLLGMSVPDISGKAIANLEIESLKHVAPTFHGDTLYGQTTVLDKWPSKSKNDRGIVHVETKGYKQDGTLVCVFRRKVMVPTETYIKERGGEQPGRPELQEG encoded by the coding sequence ATGCAGTTCGGACGCACCTACGAGGAGTTCGAGGTCGGGGCGACGTACAAGCACTGGCCGGGAAAGACGGTCACGGAGTACGACGACCACCTGTTCTGTCTCCTCACCATGAACCACCACCCCCTCCACATGGACACGAACTATGCGGAGAAGACGACCGACTTCGGCAAGAACGTCGTGGTGGGCAACTACATCTACTCGCTCCTGCTCGGCATGTCGGTGCCGGACATCTCCGGCAAGGCCATCGCCAACCTGGAGATCGAGTCCCTCAAGCACGTCGCGCCGACCTTCCACGGGGACACGCTCTACGGTCAGACGACCGTGCTCGACAAGTGGCCGTCGAAGTCGAAGAACGACCGCGGGATCGTCCACGTCGAGACCAAGGGCTACAAGCAGGACGGCACGCTCGTGTGCGTCTTCCGCCGCAAGGTGATGGTGCCGACCGAGACGTACATCAAGGAACGCGGCGGCGAGCAGCCCGGCCGCCCGGAACTCCAGGAAGGCTGA
- a CDS encoding acyl-CoA dehydrogenase family protein translates to MARLARTAGLTDVQQEILSTVRDFVDKEIIPVATELEHRDEYPQQIVDGLKELGLFGLMIPEEFGGLGESLLTYALCVEEIARGWMSVSGIINTHFIVAYMLKQHGTQEQKDHYLPRMAAGDVRGAFSMSEPALGSDVSAITSKAVRDGDEYVLNGQKMWLTNGGTSSLVAVLVRSDEGHPEGTAPHKSMTTFLIEKEPGFGEVRPGLTIPGKIDKMGYKGVDTTELIMDGLRLPAGQVLGGVTGRGFYQMMDGVEVGRVNVAARGCGVAQRAFELGVQYAQQRHTFGKPIAQHQAIQFKLAEMATKVEAAHAMMVNAARKKDSGERNDLEAGMAKYLASEYCKEVVEDSFRIHGGYGFSKEYEIERLYREAPMLLIGEGTAEIQKMIIGRRLLEEYRFQG, encoded by the coding sequence ATGGCGCGCCTCGCCCGGACCGCTGGTCTGACCGACGTCCAGCAGGAGATCCTCTCCACCGTCCGCGACTTCGTGGACAAGGAGATCATCCCGGTCGCCACGGAGCTGGAACACCGCGACGAGTACCCGCAGCAGATCGTCGACGGCCTCAAGGAACTGGGCCTGTTCGGCCTGATGATCCCGGAGGAGTTCGGCGGCCTCGGCGAGTCGCTCCTGACGTACGCCCTGTGCGTCGAGGAGATCGCCCGCGGCTGGATGTCGGTCTCCGGCATCATCAACACGCATTTCATCGTGGCGTACATGCTCAAGCAGCACGGCACACAGGAGCAGAAGGACCACTACCTGCCGAGGATGGCAGCCGGCGACGTCCGCGGCGCCTTCTCCATGTCGGAGCCGGCCCTCGGCTCGGACGTGTCGGCGATCACGTCGAAGGCGGTGCGGGACGGCGACGAGTACGTCCTGAACGGTCAGAAGATGTGGCTGACGAACGGGGGCACGTCGTCCCTGGTGGCCGTTCTGGTCCGAAGTGACGAAGGACACCCTGAGGGCACCGCTCCCCACAAGTCGATGACGACCTTCCTGATCGAGAAGGAGCCCGGCTTCGGCGAGGTGCGGCCCGGACTCACCATCCCGGGCAAGATCGACAAAATGGGCTACAAGGGCGTCGACACCACCGAGCTGATCATGGACGGCCTGCGCCTTCCCGCCGGTCAGGTGCTCGGCGGGGTCACCGGCCGAGGTTTTTACCAAATGATGGACGGCGTCGAGGTTGGGCGCGTGAATGTGGCGGCGCGTGGCTGCGGCGTCGCCCAGCGTGCCTTCGAACTCGGCGTGCAGTACGCCCAGCAGCGGCACACGTTCGGCAAGCCGATCGCCCAGCACCAGGCGATCCAGTTCAAGCTCGCCGAGATGGCTACCAAGGTCGAGGCCGCGCATGCCATGATGGTGAACGCCGCACGCAAAAAGGATTCGGGGGAGCGAAACGACCTCGAGGCGGGGATGGCGAAGTACCTCGCCTCCGAGTACTGCAAGGAGGTCGTGGAGGACTCCTTCCGGATCCACGGTGGCTACGGCTTCTCCAAGGAGTACGAGATCGAGCGCCTCTACCGCGAGGCCCCGATGCTCCTGATCGGTGAAGGCACCGCAGAAATCCAGAAAATGATCATCGGGCGCAGGTTGCTCGAGGAGTACCGGTTCCAGGGCTGA
- the pssA gene encoding CDP-diacylglycerol--serine O-phosphatidyltransferase yields MPEADEVDEEEEMPLSLRLSIADTLTLGNATCGFMAVYFTTTGILIPHLTGSQESGMARHSAATAVILMLCAAVFDLFDGLVARKLRSSPMGAELDNLSDLISFGLAPAYFVLVYGMVADDAHQRVAAVGGIVVLLAVVLRLARFSCVTVKDGTFQGMPSPFGALTVVSIVLLELPFVATLMAIIGTAWLMVSRVEYPKPRGRLAGAMLSWIVLSMGLLAAWAFDAPSGQLLLQTGCALQLVMGAVIPLFATARRVNNFRGNRREARAAQLP; encoded by the coding sequence GTGCCCGAGGCCGACGAGGTGGACGAAGAAGAGGAGATGCCCCTCTCTCTGCGTCTGTCGATAGCGGACACGCTCACCCTCGGCAACGCCACGTGCGGCTTCATGGCGGTGTACTTCACCACCACCGGCATCCTGATCCCGCACCTCACCGGCAGCCAGGAATCCGGCATGGCCCGCCACAGCGCGGCCACGGCGGTCATCCTGATGCTCTGCGCGGCGGTCTTCGACCTCTTCGACGGCCTGGTCGCCCGCAAGCTGCGCTCCTCCCCGATGGGCGCGGAGCTGGACAACCTCTCGGACCTGATCAGCTTCGGTCTGGCCCCGGCCTACTTCGTGCTGGTCTACGGCATGGTCGCCGACGACGCCCACCAGCGGGTGGCGGCGGTCGGCGGCATCGTGGTGCTGCTGGCGGTGGTGCTGAGGCTCGCGAGGTTCTCGTGCGTCACCGTGAAGGACGGCACCTTCCAGGGCATGCCCTCGCCGTTCGGAGCACTGACGGTCGTCTCGATCGTGCTCCTCGAGCTGCCGTTCGTCGCCACGCTGATGGCGATCATCGGCACCGCCTGGCTGATGGTGAGCCGGGTCGAGTACCCGAAGCCGCGGGGCCGCCTCGCCGGCGCGATGCTCTCCTGGATCGTGCTGTCGATGGGCCTGCTGGCCGCCTGGGCGTTCGACGCCCCGAGCGGACAGCTGCTGCTCCAGACCGGCTGCGCGCTCCAGCTCGTCATGGGCGCGGTGATCCCCCTGTTCGCCACGGCGCGCCGGGTGAACAACTTCCGCGGCAACCGGCGCGAGGCCCGGGCGGCCCAGCTGCCGTAG
- a CDS encoding protein meaA, whose product MTERQKDRPWLMRTYAGHSTAEASNELYRRNLAKGQTGLSVAFDLPTQTGYDSDHVLARGEVGRVGVPVAHLGDMRRLFQDIPLEQMNTSMTINATAMWLLALYQVVAEEQGADVTRLQGTTQNDIVKEYLSRGTHVFPPGPSLRLTTDMIAYTVSHIPKWNPINICSYHLQEAGATPVQEIAYAMSTAIAVLDAVRDSGQVPAEKFGDVVARISFFVNAGVRFVEEMCKMRAFGRIWDRITRERYGIEDAKQRRFRYGVQVNSLGLTEAQPENNVQRIVLEMLAVTLSKDARARAVQLPAWNEALGLPRPWDQQWSLRIQQVLAHESDLLEYEDLFEGSHVVEAKVAELVEQSLAEIERIQEMGGAMAAVESGYLKSQLVSSHAERRARIESGQEKIIGVNIFETTEPNPLTADLDTAIQTVDPAVEARVVASLGTWRDTRYQPPFNHPRPCKALEKLKEAAKGTANLMEATLECARAGVTTGEWAGALREVFGEFRAPTGVSSAPVAVPAEEGSAMADVRRRVEVTAKDMGVGKLRFLVGKPGLDGHSNGAEQIAVRARDAGFEVVYQGIRLTPEQIVDAALEEDVHAVGLSILSGSHAQLVPDVLERLRVAGATDIPVIAGGIIPNGDAELLRAAGVAAVFTPKDFDITGIIGRIVDEIRKANKLDPLEVPA is encoded by the coding sequence ATGACTGAGCGTCAGAAGGACCGGCCGTGGCTCATGCGCACGTACGCCGGTCACTCCACGGCAGAGGCGTCCAACGAGCTGTACCGGCGCAACCTCGCCAAGGGCCAGACGGGTCTGTCGGTCGCGTTCGACCTGCCCACCCAGACCGGCTACGACTCCGACCACGTCCTCGCCCGCGGCGAGGTCGGCCGGGTCGGCGTGCCGGTGGCCCATCTCGGTGACATGCGCAGGCTGTTCCAGGACATCCCTCTGGAGCAGATGAACACCTCGATGACGATCAACGCCACCGCCATGTGGCTGCTGGCGCTCTACCAGGTCGTCGCCGAGGAGCAGGGTGCGGACGTCACCCGGCTCCAGGGCACGACCCAGAACGACATCGTCAAGGAGTACCTGTCCCGCGGCACGCACGTGTTCCCGCCGGGACCCTCGCTCCGCCTGACGACGGACATGATCGCGTACACGGTCTCGCACATCCCGAAGTGGAACCCGATCAACATCTGCAGCTACCACCTTCAGGAGGCCGGGGCCACGCCGGTGCAGGAGATCGCGTACGCGATGTCCACGGCGATCGCCGTGCTGGACGCCGTCCGCGACTCCGGACAGGTGCCGGCCGAGAAGTTCGGCGACGTCGTCGCGCGGATCTCCTTCTTCGTGAACGCGGGCGTCCGCTTCGTCGAGGAGATGTGCAAGATGCGCGCCTTCGGCCGTATCTGGGACAGGATCACCCGCGAGCGCTACGGCATCGAGGACGCCAAGCAGCGCCGCTTCCGCTACGGCGTCCAGGTCAACTCCCTCGGCCTGACCGAGGCGCAGCCGGAGAACAACGTCCAGCGGATCGTGCTGGAGATGCTCGCGGTGACGCTGTCGAAGGACGCACGCGCGCGTGCCGTCCAGCTGCCCGCCTGGAACGAGGCACTGGGTCTGCCCCGGCCCTGGGACCAGCAGTGGAGCCTGCGCATCCAGCAGGTCCTGGCCCACGAGAGCGACCTGCTGGAGTACGAGGACCTGTTCGAGGGCTCGCACGTCGTCGAGGCGAAGGTCGCCGAGCTGGTCGAGCAGTCCCTCGCGGAGATCGAGCGGATCCAGGAGATGGGCGGCGCGATGGCCGCCGTCGAGTCCGGCTACCTCAAGTCGCAGCTCGTCTCCTCGCACGCCGAGCGCAGGGCCCGGATCGAGTCCGGGCAGGAGAAGATCATCGGCGTCAACATCTTCGAGACGACCGAGCCCAACCCGCTGACCGCGGACCTCGACACGGCCATCCAGACGGTCGACCCGGCGGTGGAGGCCAGGGTCGTGGCCTCCCTCGGCACCTGGCGGGACACCCGCTACCAGCCGCCCTTCAACCACCCGCGCCCGTGCAAGGCGCTGGAGAAGCTGAAGGAGGCGGCCAAGGGCACCGCCAACCTCATGGAGGCCACCCTGGAGTGCGCCCGCGCCGGGGTCACGACCGGCGAGTGGGCCGGGGCGCTGCGCGAGGTGTTCGGCGAGTTCCGCGCGCCGACCGGGGTCTCCTCGGCGCCCGTGGCGGTGCCCGCGGAGGAGGGCTCGGCCATGGCCGACGTCCGCCGCAGGGTCGAGGTCACCGCGAAGGACATGGGCGTGGGCAAGCTGCGCTTCCTGGTCGGCAAGCCCGGCCTGGACGGTCACTCCAACGGCGCGGAGCAGATAGCCGTACGCGCGCGTGACGCCGGCTTCGAGGTGGTCTACCAGGGCATCCGGCTGACGCCCGAGCAGATCGTGGACGCCGCGCTGGAGGAGGACGTGCACGCCGTCGGCCTGTCCATCCTGTCCGGTTCGCACGCCCAACTGGTGCCGGACGTCCTCGAACGGCTGCGTGTGGCCGGTGCCACAGACATCCCGGTGATCGCCGGTGGCATCATCCCGAATGGAGACGCCGAACTGCTCCGGGCCGCCGGCGTGGCCGCGGTCTTCACCCCGAAGGACTTCGACATCACCGGAATCATCGGCCGCATCGTCGACGAGATCCGGAAAGCGAACAAGCTCGACCCCCTGGAGGTCCCCGCATGA
- the ccrA gene encoding crotonyl-CoA carboxylase/reductase → MTTQAILDAIQSPDSTSADFAALPLPESYRAITVHKDEAEMFAGLESRDKDPRKSIHLDDVPLPELGPGEALVAVMASSVNYNSVWTSIFEPVSTFSFLERYGRLSDLSKRHDLPYHIIGSDLAGVVLRTGPGVNAWNPGDEVVAHCLSVELESSDGHNDTMLDPEQRIWGFETNFGGLAEIALVKSNQLMPKPDHLSWEEAAAPGLVNSTAYRQLVSRNGAGMKQGDNVLIWGASGGLGSYATQFALAGGANPICVVSSPQKADICRAMGAEAIIDRNAEGYRFWKDENTQDPKEWKRFGKRIRELTGGEDIDIVFEHPGRETFGASVYVTRKGGTITTCASTSGYMHEYDNRYLWMSLKRIIGSHFANYREAWEANRLIAKGKIHPTLSKVYSLEETGQAAYDVHRNLHQGKVGVLALAPEEGLGVRDEEKRALHLDAINRFRNI, encoded by the coding sequence GTGACCACACAGGCCATTCTCGACGCGATCCAGTCACCGGACTCCACGTCGGCGGACTTCGCCGCCCTGCCGCTCCCCGAGTCGTACCGCGCGATCACCGTGCACAAGGACGAGGCGGAGATGTTCGCGGGCCTGGAGAGCCGCGACAAGGACCCGCGCAAGTCGATCCACCTGGACGACGTCCCCCTTCCCGAGCTCGGACCGGGCGAGGCCCTGGTGGCCGTCATGGCCTCCTCGGTCAACTACAACTCGGTCTGGACCTCGATCTTCGAGCCGGTGTCGACCTTCTCCTTCCTGGAGCGCTACGGCCGGCTCAGCGACCTCAGCAAGCGGCACGACCTGCCGTACCACATCATCGGCTCCGACCTCGCGGGCGTCGTCCTGCGCACCGGCCCGGGCGTCAACGCCTGGAACCCGGGCGACGAGGTCGTCGCGCACTGCCTGTCGGTCGAGCTGGAGTCCTCGGACGGCCACAACGACACGATGCTCGACCCCGAGCAGCGCATCTGGGGCTTCGAGACCAACTTCGGCGGCCTCGCCGAGATCGCCCTGGTCAAGTCCAACCAGCTGATGCCCAAGCCGGACCACCTGTCGTGGGAGGAGGCGGCGGCCCCCGGGCTCGTCAACTCCACCGCCTACCGGCAGCTGGTCTCCCGCAACGGCGCCGGCATGAAGCAGGGCGACAACGTCCTGATCTGGGGCGCCAGCGGCGGCCTCGGCAGCTACGCCACCCAGTTCGCGCTGGCCGGCGGCGCCAACCCCATCTGCGTCGTGTCCTCGCCCCAGAAGGCGGACATCTGCCGGGCCATGGGCGCCGAGGCGATCATCGACCGCAACGCCGAGGGCTACCGGTTCTGGAAGGACGAGAACACCCAGGACCCCAAGGAGTGGAAGCGCTTCGGCAAGCGCATCCGCGAACTCACCGGCGGCGAGGACATCGACATCGTCTTCGAGCACCCCGGCCGCGAGACCTTCGGCGCCTCCGTGTACGTCACCCGCAAGGGCGGCACCATCACCACGTGCGCCTCGACCTCGGGCTACATGCACGAGTACGACAACCGCTACCTGTGGATGTCCCTGAAGCGGATCATCGGCTCGCACTTCGCCAACTACCGCGAGGCCTGGGAGGCCAACCGGCTGATCGCGAAGGGCAAGATCCACCCGACCCTGTCGAAGGTCTACTCGCTCGAGGAGACCGGCCAGGCCGCGTACGACGTGCACCGCAACCTCCACCAGGGCAAGGTCGGCGTCCTCGCGCTGGCGCCCGAGGAGGGCCTGGGCGTGCGCGACGAGGAGAAGCGCGCCCTGCACCTCGACGCCATCAACCGCTTCCGCAACATCTGA
- a CDS encoding phosphatidylserine decarboxylase, producing the protein MPHSQTSAHRDSLVGARLARGASPWLLPTVATAAVSLLRARRSGAAKAVAVPATALAAGMLWFFRDPEREIAPGRVISPADGVVQSIMPWKDGRTRVAIFMSPLNVHVNRAPLAGTVTSVEHIPGGFVPAFNKESENNERVVWHFDTELGDIEMIQIAGAVARRIVPYIPEGTKVEQGERIGLIRFGSRVDIYLPEGVDVAVEVGQKTVAGVTRIDRD; encoded by the coding sequence ATGCCCCACAGCCAAACCTCTGCACACCGCGACAGCCTGGTAGGCGCACGCCTCGCGCGCGGAGCATCGCCGTGGCTCCTGCCGACCGTCGCCACCGCAGCCGTCAGCCTGCTGCGCGCCCGCCGCTCGGGTGCCGCCAAGGCCGTCGCCGTGCCCGCCACCGCTCTCGCGGCGGGCATGCTGTGGTTCTTCCGCGACCCCGAGCGCGAGATCGCCCCGGGCCGGGTCATCTCCCCCGCCGACGGTGTGGTGCAGAGCATCATGCCGTGGAAGGACGGACGCACCCGCGTCGCGATCTTCATGAGCCCGCTCAACGTCCACGTCAACCGCGCGCCGCTGGCCGGCACCGTGACGTCGGTCGAGCACATCCCCGGCGGGTTCGTGCCGGCGTTCAACAAGGAGAGCGAGAACAACGAGCGCGTCGTCTGGCACTTCGACACCGAGCTCGGTGACATCGAGATGATCCAGATCGCCGGAGCCGTGGCCCGCCGCATCGTCCCCTACATCCCCGAGGGCACGAAGGTCGAGCAGGGCGAGCGGATCGGCCTGATCCGCTTCGGTTCACGCGTCGACATCTACCTGCCCGAGGGCGTGGACGTCGCGGTCGAGGTGGGGCAGAAGACGGTGGCAGGGGTGACTCGCATTGACCGTGATTGA